The genomic DNA CCCTCGGCCCCAAGGTGCGGCTGACGGCGAAGGGCCTGTTCGGCCGTACGCTCCTGTCGCGCGGCCTGACGAGGATCCCCGCCGAGCTGCTGCCGGGACAGCGGGTGCGGCTGACCGAGCCGTGGCGCGGATCCCCTCAACTCGACTGGGGCGACGTGACCTTGACGGCCAGCGCCCCGCACACGCGGGAGTCGGCGAGCGTCTCGTTCTTCGCGCTGCCGTGGCCGGCGGCGGTGGTGCTCCTGCTGACGGCGGCCGTGGGGGCGGCGCTGGTGATCAGAGCGCGTCGGGGCCGCGCTCGCCCGTCCGGACCCGTACCACCGTCTCCACCGGAACCGACCACACCTTCCCGTCCCCGATCTTCCCCGTCTGCGCGGCCTTCACGATCGCGTCGATGACCGCGTCCGAGTCCGCGTCCTCGACGACGACCTCGATACGGACCTTGGGGACGAGGTCGACCCGGTACTCGGCGCCGCGGTACACCTCGGTGTGGCCGCGCTGGCGCCCGTACCCGCTCGCCTCGGTCACGGTCAGGCCGTGCACGCCGAGTTCCTGGAGGGCCGTCTTGACCTCGTCGAGGCGGTACGGCTTGACGATCGCGGTGATGAGCTTCATGCCTGGCTCTTGACCTTCTGCGCGGTGGGGACGACGGACGCGGAGCTTGGGGCGCCGTGCCCCAGAATCCCGTGATCGTAAGCGGTCTCGGCGTGCACCGTAAGGTCCAGGCCCTGGTGCTCGTCGTCCTCGGCCGCCCGCAGGCCCATGACCTTGTCGATCAGCTTCCCGAGGCCGTAGGTGACGGCGAAGGCGTACGCCCCCACGGCCACGACCGCCACCAGCTGCTTGCCGAGCTGTCCGAGCCCGCCGCCGTAGAGCAGGCCCTCGGTGCCGCCCGTCATCTCCTTGGCCGCGAAGACCCCGATCAGCAGGGTGCCGATGATCCCGCCGACCAGGTGGACGCCGACGACGTCCAGCGAGTCGTCGTAGTTCAGCTTGAACTTCCAGCCCACGGCGTACGAGCAGACGACACCGGCGGCGAGCCCCACGACCAGCGCGCCGAGCAGGGAGACCGCGCCGCAGGACGGGGTGATGGCGACC from Streptomyces avermitilis MA-4680 = NBRC 14893 includes the following:
- a CDS encoding P-II family nitrogen regulator, which translates into the protein MKLITAIVKPYRLDEVKTALQELGVHGLTVTEASGYGRQRGHTEVYRGAEYRVDLVPKVRIEVVVEDADSDAVIDAIVKAAQTGKIGDGKVWSVPVETVVRVRTGERGPDAL